ACCACGTTTTCATTCTGAAAATTTAGAAAACCAGGCAGCACAAATGTGAATGCTACTCCGTTGCAACcggagagaaaataaaaaaaatcatcacgAAAACACtaggatcaccatcaccatGCTAGTAGTAAGGGCATGTTTGCTTTACTACAACTAGCTTAGGTTTAAGTACGTCAAATGTAGTGTAGTCAAGAGGGTATGTCTCGTGGGAGTGGGGCAGGGTACAAACAACGAGCGATGTGTCATACTTTTGCAATCCAATTTGCAACTgcttaagagcaactccaacagattgattttctcctttttctttttcatttttctcaatataggagattgatgttgaaaaaactacttcagcagattgattttccatctctctttcccctttatttttttcttaattttcaATAATTTCTCTCCAATTCTTAATAGAAAGGGGAGACATCGCATCTCTCTTTCCATATAAAAAGGGagaaaaatcaatctgctggaaCACTTCTTTCATATATGTTGAAATTGAGAAAGTGGATTTTTCTTTACGGTGAGAAAGGGGAAAAGAGAAGATCAatttgttggagttgctctaagaaaCTGTGGGACTGGTAAGGTTGAATGTAATGTCGAGTGGCTGGAGCCTCTTGTACTAATATAGTTAAACCAGTGATTATATACGTTAAACCGTTACAGGACACCAATCCGTTGTCGTCCAGCGGTTAGGATATCTGGCTTTCACCCAGGAGACCCGGGTTCGattcccggcaacggaattttttttatttttcttctcgCATTTGCCGAAGTGTTTAGCGAAGCAACACATTTTTTGCGCATCAAATCTGTCTTAATCAACAATCAAATCAACTTCAACCATGTCTTAAACATCTGAGACGCGGCTGCGTGCCgtgccagcagcccagcacGGCATCGTCTTCCCATCCACGAATCGAAACGCCGTCCTGCCTGTCCAAAACCAAAACAAGGCCACGCCGCGCGATCCCCCACCAGCCAACTGCCACAGCGTCGTCTTCTCTTCCCCATCTGCgctgcgccgcccgccaccgaggACCCAGGCGGCGAGAGATGGAGTCGCCGTTCCGGCCGGACGTGCTGAGCGGCAAGGCGGCGCTGGTCACGGGCGGGGGCTCCGGCATCGGCTTCGAGATCGCCACCCAGCTCGCGCGCCACGGCGCGCAGGTCGCCCtcatgggccgccgccgcgaggtcCTCGACAAGGCCGTCGCCGCGCTCCGGTCCCAGGGCCTCAGGGTACGCGACTCCTGCCcactctacctaccaccactaCCGTGCTTGTGTTCTTGCGCTCCCGTTCGGCGCGCGTTTCGCTTAAAGATTGCTGCTTTATGCTCGGCACTCGTCAGCTGGGGGAAAAATTGCTCTTTTGCTGGCAAGTACTACTAGTAAAGATGGGAATTCGTTAGTCGTCCAATGTCGTGTGCAAGAGTTATTCGCTGAGTTGCTCTATCCTAGTACtcttggttcaactaacccagtGCATTGGAGTAGTCCTGGAACCCAACGCAGTCCACTCTGTGCAAGACACTTCTGGTCGCTACTTGCTGTTCGTTTAGTGGTGGAAAATGTGGTTCTTTGTTGCCTAACAAGTAGGGAGAGAGTTTGTTACTGGTTGAGCAATATTGCTTCGAGAGATTCGCTGAATTGCTAAGTCCTGGTTGACCGAATCCAGGGTGCATCAGTTTAATATTGTCTGGGAAGTGCCACCGATGTAGGAACGAGTCTGTGCAGGCAGCCAAGCACCGAACGGACCTTTAGAATTCAATATGCTTGTGCCTCTAACTCGTCATATAAAATTCCTAAATTAGTATGCCCCTGCCATGGTTCGATGTAgtaaactactccctccgttccaaaatgtaggtcgttttggcttttttaGATTCGtagtgtttgctatgcatctagatataacatatgtctagatccatagcaaaatatatgaatctagaaatatcaaaacgacctacattttggaacggagggagtattcaaTAATTCAAGATCGCCGTGGCATGCAGGCTGTTGGTTTCGATGGAGATGTCCTCAAGCAAGAGGATGCTGCACGGGTGCTTGCAGCAACCGTTGAGCATTTTGGAAAGCTGGACATCCTTGTCAACGGTGCAGCCGGCAATTTCCTTGCTTCCCCAGAGGATTTGAAGCCCAAGGGATTCCGAACCGGTACTTCATCATAACGCACCCTTGTTTGATTCCATGATGCTCTTGTTCCAAACTTGCGCACAATATCATCAGTATACTGAATCTTTGTTTGCTTAATCATACTAACCTGTTCCTCAAAAACTTGTGTGCTATTAAGCTGTTTTCTGTACTTTTGTACTTATTATTCTACTGTTTCAGGGAAGTGAGTGTTGACAATATTTTCTTCAAGGTtctaaaaaacgctagacgctaggcgaacgcttgcctatggtttagagttttttgtgattaaacgtagattgaacatgattaaacgtgtgttgtgattaaacgacactgtgattaaacgcaacgcttggccaccgttcagcgtttaatcaagattaaacgacgTTTAAAAACGTTTTTTAGAACACTGATTTTCTTGCTGCAGTTCTTGACATTGATACTGTGGGTACATACACAATGTGTTACAAAGCCATGAAGTATCTCAAAAAAGGCGGACCAGGGAGAGAGCCATCCTCTGGTGGTCTCATCATAAACATAAGTGCCACACTGCACTACACTGCAGCTTGGTACCAAATTCATGTCTCTGCTGCTAAGGTACTTATACCTTCTTTAACTGCACCTTAAGAGAAAAGTGATGAAATGTGTGGACTTCTGATGGTCAGCATCTATAGGCAGGCGTGGATAGTATCACCAGATCATTAGCCCTGGAATGGGGAGCAGATTATGACATTAGAGTCAACGGAATCGCACCAGGACCGATTCAAGATACTCCAGGAATGAGGAAGCTTGCACCTGAGGAAATGAGCAAGGGGCGTCGAGAAATGACACCATTATTTAAGCTTGGAGAGAAATGGGACATAGCAATGGCCGCACTCTATCTGGCTTCTGATGCAGGTCGGTTTTGTTCTTCCCTGTTTTCTAACCAGATTATCAACAAGTTCAACTATACACAGAGTTTCAGTTAGTACTGAGCATCCTCTTATCTGAAGGTTATCTGGAAGTGGTCTGCATGTGCATTGTTAATAAGCTTAATTGTGATGTTTGCTGGTTATGTTCATTCATGTCTCTTAAGTAGTCAGTTTAATCCCCAATGGTTGATCTGTGTTTCTCAGTAAGTGAATAATAGGTTCTAGTGTCACTTTGTTAGAAAAAAGGGTTTAGCCTCACCTGAAAACTTAGCCATTTTTGTTGTCGCAAGGAGAAAAATCAACCATTTGATGTATGGTTCAATCTGATATACAGGAAAATATGTCAATGGGGCTACAATTATTGTTGATGGAGGCCTTTGGTTAAGTCGTCCTCGCCATATTCCCAAGGAGGAAGTGAAGGCGCTCTCTAAGGTTGTCGAGAAGAAGGTCAGGACCTCTGGGGTTGGCGTGCCATCCAGCAAATTGTGATGGCAAATTTGGCTATGTACCTCTTCAGTGTGTTCTGTACCATATTGATGTCACTCACCAGTATTGTTGTCAGTTTGGTAATGCCAGCTGAGCAGAGTCTGTTTAGTTGAGTGGTATGTTCAAACATTTACTGTCGTTATCTTCCCAAACGGATTAGAAATTAATATCGGATCCGAACTATTACCAAATACTCACATTCTGTCTTCCAAACCGTTTGTTCAAATTATCTTTGAAAATGGAAATGTTATATTGAATATCCAAGAACTTGCATATCCCTCCCCGAAATGAGTGCCAAACATGGCAAATTGGCTCTACGGAGTTGCgagaatttatatttttttcgacCAAAGGCACTTTGCCCAGCTTTACTGAAAGAGACCTGAAAACCCTAACTAGgcagaaagttttttttttgtgtgtgtaatAACTAGGCAGAAAGTTTACAATGGCCGAATCTGCTCGGAACTCCGGCTTATAAATGTCTGGGCTTCTTTCTGGGCTTCGTTGAGCTGATTTTTGCAGGATGGAtacggcgccacggcggcgacgaAGGCCCTGAATGACCTTGGGCCGTTGGGCGAGTTGGCTTCCttggcacgtgctcggagaaCACGAGGGAGAAGAAGATCAACGCCGTCGTTGTCGCGGTGCCGTGGTGTGGCCATGTGGACTGTGGTGTGGAGTATTATAAACAGGACGGGCAGAGGCCGGCCGCAGCCGCCAACTGCAGAGTGCTCCTTCGGCCCTCCTTCCTTCCCCATTCGCGCCCCAGAGGGCTCCGGAACCGCGAGGCCGATCTGAGCCAAGGCGATGGAGTCGCCGTTCCGGGCGGACGTGCTCAAGGGCAAGGCGGCGCTGGTCACCGGCGGGGGTTCCGGCATCGGCTTCGAGATCGCCGCCCAGCTCGCGCGCCACGGCGCGCAGGTCGCCAtcatgggccgccgccgcgaggtcCTCGACAAGGCCGTCGCGGCCCTCCGCTCCCAGGGCCTCCGGGTGCGCCCCCATCGATTCCCTCCGCTCTACCTTGCATTACTACGCGCCGAAATTGATTTGCCTGTCGGTTTTCTGGGTAGCCTGAGTGCTTTCTGGTCGTTGGTTGGTGAGGAGAAAAAcgttttctttttttgctcCTAGTAATGTCCCTAGCAGCTATAAATGTTAATTCGCTTGTCGCATCGTGTTGCATCAGCGTAGTCTGGCGGTCTTGGCATAGGAACGCGTCCCCAGCAAGGTAGCATAGGTGTTTTCAAAACTCTGAAAAAGTGAAAAATGCTCGAGCctcttccttgtaaaacaaagCTTGCATGCTCCATGCTATGATCATGATCTTAATGTGCTGAACTTAAGATGAAGACATAAACTGGTGTTACTCTTTAGTCATCCATGATCGATGTGGCGTGCAGGCTGTCGGTTTTGATGGAGATGTCCGCAAGCAGGAGGATGCGGCCAGAGTGCTCGCGGCGACAGTTGAGCATTTTGGCAAGCTTGACATTCTTGTTAATGGCGCAGCTGGCAACTTCCTTGCTTCCCCAGAGGATTTGACGCCCAAGGGATTCCGAACAGGTACTTCAACAAAGCATGCTCTTGTTTGCATTCAGATTCGGAGAAGCTCTTTGTTCCAATTGTTCGCCCATTGTCAGCAGTACACTGAGTCTTCGTTTGATCAATTGTGCTAACCTGCTAGATTAATAATTCTGTCAGCAGTACACTGAGTCTTCGTTTGATCAATTGTGCTAACCTGCTAGATTAATAATTCTGTCATAAACTTGTTTGTTCTACTTCACTTATTATTTATGCTGTTTCAGAGAAGTTCGTATTGACCAAATTTTCTCTCTGCAGTTCTCGACATTGACACTGTGGGCACATACACAATGTGCTTTGAAGCCCTCAAGTATCTGAAAAAGGGTGGGCCAGGAAAAGGCCCGTCCACTGGTGGCCTAATCATTAACATAAGTGCAACACTGCATTACACTGCAACTTGGTACCAAATTCATGTCTCTGCTGCTAAGGTACCTGGATCTTCTCTGAACCACTCGTTAGGAGAATAATTGGAATAAGCATATTTGTCCTGATGGATTGGCTTGTATAGGCAGGTGTTGATAGCATCACAAGATCACTGGCTCTGGAATGGGGATCTGATTATGACATTAGAGTCAACGGGATTGCACCCGGACCAATTCAAGGTACTCCGGGACTGAGGAAGCTTGCGCCTGAGGAAATGAGCAAGGGGCATCGGGAAATGATGCCATTGTTTAAGTTTGGGGAGAAGCGGGACATAGCAATGGCTGCTCTCTACCTTGCTTCTGATGCAGGTTGGTTCTATTGTGTATGTTTCCTATTAAGTGATCTGCACCGCTTACCTAAAGGTCATACCGAAGAGCTTTTCCGCACAGCTAATAGAATTAATTAGGTCTATGTTGTGTATTTTTGCTGGTTTAGGTGTAATCATGTGTCTGAAGACATCAATAAAGCAGAGAATGGTTTAAATTCACCTGAAACTCAGCCATTTGACGTATTTAATAATTTGTTTGCAGGCAAATATGTAAATGGGACTACCCTGGTGGTTGATGGAGGCCTTTGGTTAAGTCATCCCCGCCATATTCCCAAGAAGGAAGTGAAGGAGCTCTCAAAGATTGTCGAGAAGAAGGTTAGGACCTCTGGTGTTGGCATGCCCTCCAGCAAATTGTGACCATATCTTTGCCACCCTTCTATGTGATCTGTAGCATCTATGCGTATTGTTGTCACCAAACTCTATTGTCTATGTGGCTCTTTGTATGCTGAGAAGAGTTTGCTTAATTGAGTAAGTTCAAATATTTACCGTCCTTTGTTCTCTTCCAAGTTGCATTAAAAATACTTTGATTTTTTTGAGCGACAATAGTAGGTAAACCCCTTTGgtggtatatacttatatatataaaggaaaaGAGTTGGCAGCTGTACAAGGGCATTGAGCCAAGAAAAGGAGAGGTCTAAAACAGCTCTGATTCTATGTAATTGCAAAGAGGCTTGGTGAATTCAACTTCTCAATTTTGGAATGCAGGCCTGATTTGTCTGAAAATGTGGCCATTCTCTGTTCCAGATGTTCCAGGAGATGACCTATGAACAATGGGGCTTGTAATCCTTCACTTGCTTTTCGAATCATAGGAAACATGGAAATCCCAGAGAATGTTCAGGGATTAATAACATCTAGAGCTGAAGGAACACTCATTAGTCATTACACTGATGAAAAGCTTTTTCTTCAACTTTTGAGCTGCATAACACAATGTTGTGGGCTGTTTGCATCGAATGCTTCTGGGATATCCTCCCTAGTAACTATCAGCACCTCTGTAGACACGTCCTCCAATACACTTACCGATTGCCGGTCTGAATATCATCAGTCAGTAGGAAATTTGACAGAACTGGAAAATTAAGGAGAGGTAGGTTATTACCCAAAGCTGTGGCAATACATTGAGGTTCTTTCTTGTCCTAGCACTCTTCCCTGTGACTGAAACAGTGCatgtttgtttgtttcttttttttttttttgcttcacaACCCTTcaaagtactttcaaccaaAGGTGTAATTGTATCTCTGGAGCTGGAGCAAGGTCTTATGCTGGTGGTTTTTGTTTGATACCCTTCTGGTATAGATGATAGAGATGATTCTATTGTTCGGATCCTGACTCcggcttgcttttcttgcctcCCGTGATCCCATCAGCACCTCCATCTCTCCAAAGATGGAAGTATAAGCATCGACATGCTTTGTGGCCAACCTTGTACAGAAGGAAACCAACATCTTCCAAAGGCgatcgagagacatgaaaaaaaaaacaaacatccAGAGCATCACAGAAGATGCCAGCCAAAAGGTCTTTGTTGGCAAATATTCACATAATGTGCTATGAACACAAAGTACAACATCATTGTCACTCATCTCTTCATATTGTCAATGAAGTGTTTTGCTGAACAATAAGGCTCGTAGTCTAGTTTAGGTTAAACATGTGGTCAAGCATGTAACAAAATATGCAACTACCGCGAAATTCAGAAAAGTGGGATGATTTATATGTGTAACAAAACATGTAACAACTATATACCATACCAAGTGTGAACACTATGGAGATCTACAAGAGGAACAAAATCAGATGCTGCCAGGCAAGGGAAGAAGTGTGATCTTCCTCCTGTGCCCCTGCCACATGATGGTGCCTTATAAGTCACAATGATGGTGCCTTGAACTCCTTTGGAGGTATCCCATTTAAGGAAAAGCTATCTTGAACCATCTTATTCTCTGATCTTTGGTCACGACTCATGGATGATGACCTGAACTCTGATAGTGCCACTTCACAGGTTTCTTTCTGAAAAACAAAATCTCCCCATGGAACTGTCTTGAAAGGATGAGCAGATGAAGATAGCTGAATGAATTATGATTACATGAGTTAATTCTTTCATCTTACATTTAAAATAACCATATAAGTAAGGTGTTTTTGATGGTGGATGTGCAGTATCTATGGAACAACTGTGCAAGTTAGCATGTGTCTCTTGATTTAGGATACTGCAATTTGCCATGATATAGTCAGTGAAATGCCTTTCTAGTGAGAATTACGTTGatcatttgttttgttttgacACCGAAAACTGGTGTCCCAAGAGCTTTAGGTTGGTGCAAACAACAAaacgaaagtaggatatatgtGAGATGTCATGTATTTGACTATGCTTGACATCCGGTAGATGTGTAGTGTGGACCAGATGCTACCTATGGAAACCGGAAAGCATCATTGGTCCTACTTATTCCATGTCTTGGTCAATTCTAGCCTTGCCATTTTGCAGATGAAGCCTGGATGCGAAGGTATGAGCAGTTACCAGTCCACAGCAAAGGTTGTTTGTGCCTTTGGGCATTGCCATTTTCAGTCATCTGGTGCCGTCTCTGATACACAACTGCTGCATCAACACGCATTACTTGCATGTATTTGAGTCACAAGCACATACTGTtggatgtgatgttttttgcgATAGAGACCTGTTGGGTACCTACAAGGCTAAAAGTCTGTTTTGTACATGGTAACTGTTAAATGAACAGACACTGTAAAAAGCTAATCTAAACCGCTCCATTTACTTAATTTCTTCATTTATAGTTTGATATGTTCCTTGTCTGTGATATCTAATGGAACAGTGAGACAGGTgattgttgacacagaatcgcgccaacacactcgaatgcgctagaacgcgcgaacgatcgtcaaaacaatcaacacccgcgaaaaccctgggcggaccggtctgaccggtttcgccgaccggcctgaccggtgcaggcagggaactcgcgaagacctagaacagcgagctcgggagggaccccgtcggagctcgtgaacaTAGGGTTgtcctgaggtcggcaggccactcagaacgtcttcaaacgccgtcgagacgaaggaagaaagcaatctagggttggaaaaggctagggtttgagggacaaaaagtaatgcgatattttgattgattcgattgggaataacatcaatcggccttagcctttatatttataggccggggaagacgtaccccttcacgagtaggattacatgaggactctttacaaaaaccctaattctactcggactgtacagaccagaccggtcagaccggtcagcccgaccggtcagaccggtcgacctcagcaggtgccaaatttggctgtcaacagtgATGCTTCGAATAATAGTTTTCATAAAATATACTTGAGATGAGAAACCGCGCAGACCACATATAAAGGTGACCAAACCCCCTTTGCTTCCCTCTCTATCTTCTGAAGAAGCAGCTACAGGTGATACCACTCCTCCAtgaacctctctctctctttctctctctgcaACTTAGCACAAGAACATTCTGATTTTTATAAATCTTCTCACGCTTTTAATCCATTCGATCTTCATGGAAGTTTGATTTATGAAATATAAGCACTGCACAGTTGTACTAGCATTTGTGCCTGTATAGATAACTTTTCATCCTATCCTGCATCTGAAACCATTTGCTTGTCTCTCATGATTTGATGGTTTCAGATCATTTGCGATCTTCTCATGAATATGTAATCTTTCATCTTCTCGTGCTTTTATATCCATTTGATCTTCATGGAAGTTTGATTTTTCTGAACCAACTGTTCCTTTTGTCGAAGTTCATAAACAAGGAAATATAGGCACTGCACAGTTCTACTAGCATTTGTGCCTGTACGGATAACTTTTCCAAGTTTCAAATCTATCCTGCATCTGAAAGATTGAAACCATTTGTTATTACCTCTCACGATCTTGGTGGTTTGAACATTTGCTTTCATCTCCTCTCATGCATATGAAACCTTTATTTGGTTCTTATCCTGGATGAACTTTGGTATCTGAAGCATGATTGTTATGATTTGCAATACATGTTTTTCTGTTAGGTTGAAAAGAAGCACTAAACTGCACCAATGGGTCGTGGAAAAGTAGAGCTGAAAAAGATTGAGAACCCAACGAACCGGCAAGTTACCTTCTCCAAGAGGAGGATGGGGCTGTTCAAGAAGGCAAACGAACTAGCTATTCTTTGTGATGCACAAATTGGAGTCATCATATTCTCTGGCAGTGGCAGGATGTATGAGTACTCAAGCCCCCCATGGAGGTGCGTGAAGCATTCTTTCCTATTTCATCTATCATCCGTCCTTCTGTTTGATCATCGCCTGTTCATTTTGAGTAGAGAGGCTGGAACACTATTTGTCTCAGAACAAAGCTTCCTTCATCTAAGAAAC
This sequence is a window from Panicum virgatum strain AP13 chromosome 7K, P.virgatum_v5, whole genome shotgun sequence. Protein-coding genes within it:
- the LOC120641763 gene encoding peroxisomal 2,4-dienoyl-CoA reductase [(3E)-enoyl-CoA-producing]-like, encoding MESPFRADVLKGKAALVTGGGSGIGFEIAAQLARHGAQVAIMGRRREVLDKAVAALRSQGLRAVGFDGDVRKQEDAARVLAATVEHFGKLDILVNGAAGNFLASPEDLTPKGFRTVLDIDTVGTYTMCFEALKYLKKGGPGKGPSTGGLIINISATLHYTATWYQIHVSAAKAGVDSITRSLALEWGSDYDIRVNGIAPGPIQGTPGLRKLAPEEMSKGHREMMPLFKFGEKRDIAMAALYLASDAGKYVNGTTLVVDGGLWLSHPRHIPKKEVKELSKIVEKKVRTSGVGMPSSKL
- the LOC120641762 gene encoding peroxisomal 2,4-dienoyl-CoA reductase [(3E)-enoyl-CoA-producing]-like, whose protein sequence is MESPFRPDVLSGKAALVTGGGSGIGFEIATQLARHGAQVALMGRRREVLDKAVAALRSQGLRAVGFDGDVLKQEDAARVLAATVEHFGKLDILVNGAAGNFLASPEDLKPKGFRTVLDIDTVGTYTMCYKAMKYLKKGGPGREPSSGGLIINISATLHYTAAWYQIHVSAAKAGVDSITRSLALEWGADYDIRVNGIAPGPIQDTPGMRKLAPEEMSKGRREMTPLFKLGEKWDIAMAALYLASDAGKYVNGATIIVDGGLWLSRPRHIPKEEVKALSKVVEKKVRTSGVGVPSSKL